In one Magallana gigas chromosome 7, xbMagGiga1.1, whole genome shotgun sequence genomic region, the following are encoded:
- the LOC105334967 gene encoding folliculin: MNAIISLCHFCEAHGPQVIFCTQPLHPLERTISTDSDDTVTDGRKAARSSSITNEPTTPTSAKNEFCRGCSSEKTGFISRDDDAQVNYISSKQPYDREVYSMSRQACLKSLTGEVCPGKDGPIFFGNDQQGHVLSYTFHINDTQARGSCTRYSILVVMMDKIYLLNSWPFLVPHLKTVIEHITKKANVVYEREKIKLPLQPPQASRVRSKPARSLIDLTDDRNIFKILHLSFVWILKACGNRITETLLEGPPTEDSIIDMEKQEETEEGFCLIFSKKVNVDEVEEESSHNETAESPETAEEEGPAITNIRHLMKILGEDKFHVLAHHVVIGNQIVVQSSMASIVRSVFNALKSLLPKGCCRVIPYSHQYEESWKCNFLGLVPEVELPLHIMSDESFVLVEISLEDQKPTDTPTKEVENDDLLKRLVFKMASPTTLPEKAPNALYKMELALQNEDLTDTVVEHYLICLKEEWMNKVKVRFKFTKAGGNRTAEDTKKLMQVIGAKEEDTPLLKFWMQGLSLQYRQHILTASKSSR; the protein is encoded by the exons ATGAATGCTATCATTTCTCTGTGTCACTTTTGTGAAGCTCATGGTCCCCAGGTCATCTTCTGCACCCAGCCCCTCCACCCCTTGGAGAGGACCATTTCTACAGACTCTGATGACACTGTCACTGATGGAAGAAAGGCTGCTAGGTCCTCCTCCATAACTAATGAACCCACAACACCAACCTCGgccaaaaatgaattttgtcgg GGCTGTTCTTCAGAGAAGACAGGATTCATAAGTCGAGATGACGATGCACAAGTGAATTACATCAGCAGCAAGCAGCCCTATGACAGGGAGGTTTACAGCATGAGTCGGCAGGCCTGTCTCAAGTCACTTACAGGGGAG GTGTGCCCTGGGAAAGACGGTCCAATATTCTTTGGAAATGATCAGCAGGGCCATGTTCTTAGCTACACATTTCATATAAATGACACTCAAGCCCGAGGGTCATGCACTCGCTACAGCATATTAGTCGTGATGATGGACAAGATTTACCTTCTGAATTCCTGGCCGTTCCTTGTCCCTCATCTAAAGACAGTCATTGAACACATTACAAAAAAAGCCAATGTGGTTTATGAGAGGGAAAAAATCAAGCTGCCCCTACAGCCCCCACAAGCTTCTAGAGTGAGGAGTAAGCCTGCCAGGTCACTGATCGACTTGACGGATGACAGAAACATATTTAAGATTCTACATTTGTCATTTGTGTGGATTCTGAAAGCCTGTGGTAACCGCATCACTGAGACTCTTCTTGAGGGGCCTCCTACTGAAGATTCCATTATTGATATGGAGAAACAGGAAG AGACAGAGGAAGGTTTTTGTCTGATCTTTAGTAAGAAGGTCAATGTAGATGAGGTAGAGGAGGAAAGTTCACACAATGAGACAGCTGAAAGTCCGGAGACAGCGGAGGAGGAGGGGCCCGCCATCACCAACATCAGACACCTCATGAAG ATCCTTGGTGAAGATAAATTCCATGTGCTAGCTCATCATGTTGTCATCGGCAACCAGATTGTGGTTCAAAGTTCTATGGCTTCCATTGTGAGGTCTGTCTTCAATGCACTCAAG AGTTTGCTTCCCAAAGGCTGCTGCCGTGTCATCCCTTACAGTCACCAGTACGAAGAATCCTGGAAATGCAACTTCCTTGGTCTGGTGCCGGAAGTAGAGCTTCCTCTGCACATCATGTCAGATGAATCCTTCGTCCTGGTAGAAATCAGCCTCGAGGATCAGAAACCCACAGACACACCAACAAAGGAGGTAGAGAATGATGACCTCCTCAAGAGACTTGTCTTCAAAATGGCTAGTCCTACCACATTACCAGAGAAAG CTCCCAATGCCCTGTACAAAATGGAGCTTGCCCTACAGAATGAGGATTTAACTGACACAGTGGTGGAACACTACCTGATCTGTCTGAAGGAGGAATGGATGAA TAAAGTGAAGGTGAGATTTAAATTCACCAAGGCGGGGGGCAACAGAACAGCAGAGGACACCAAGAAACTGATGCAGGTGATTGGTGCAAAGGAGGAGGATACACCCCTCCTCAAGTTCTGGATGCAGGGCCTGAGTCTTCAGTACAGGCAGCATATTCTGACCGCCTCCAAATCGTCCCGGTGA
- the LOC105334982 gene encoding aminopeptidase A — translation MQRLDMDSGVKKGTNKRLVYFLVFLVIVVPVVVGILVWQLTDKTCENKLPSVNGDSDANTGNKQTTTSAPTQTTTPGFSETEPWKNLRLPRYVMPIHYNITLFPDIYNGNAWFYGNESVEIAIYKDTKYILIHQHFLNITKTSLRRKNDNSDIAIKKPFYYELNQFWVIETQDMLLDGSTVVLDLTFDGSLSRAIVGFYKSKYVNSLTNETRYLATSKFEPVDARRAFPCFDEPNIKANFTIHLVHQDGYTALSNMPEESIDDWEHNNTLKITNFQESVKMSTYLVCFIVCDFKYLENTTKFGTKVRTFATPDRYNQTKFSLEVAIKSMELYQDLFNVSYPLPKQDMIAIPDFVSGAMEHWGLITYRETNMLYNAQQASPANQQRVAVVVAHEISHQWFGNIVTMDWWDDLWLNEGFASFMEYLGANVTKPSWEMLEQFVTEDVQPVMVVDSVTSSHPIVVNVNNPNQINEVFDSISYSKGSAIIGMLEAVMGQDKFFEGVGNYLKAFKWGNAKTDDLWNELNKVNTGGFGVKDMMDTWTRQMGLPYINISLKTEGAKTVVTATQTRFLANKETVFDPEESPFRYKWYVYLDYLLSDGQSGQSWINKTQNEVVFDVSSTFETSGWIKFNRFQKGFYRVNYPQYIWSRFSTDLQADNTILNTVDKAGLIDDSFNLARAGYIEYSIPLNLMKFLDKELNHLPWESAYNGIGYITDMLQTGASFSLFRNFILEKARPVLAQIGWEDMGDTENHLRKLMRVNLISLACGMGDQDCLNNATDRFRKWLDKGESVTPNIRSIVYKYGMMSGGTPEDWDKMWNKYKVETVPQEQIKLLYGMANTKTMWLLVRYLEYAKQENMVRSQDFFTVVQYISQNSVGNKLAWDWIRSNWDYLVNRFTTYSRSLGRLVPNVISDFNSEFELQQVQDFFNKYPDAGAGARGRQNALEDIKANIQWKKNNEKKITDWLCQNTGATC, via the exons ATGCAAAGATTAGACATGGACTCGGGTGTTAAGAAAGGAACTAACAAACGGTTAGTGTATTTTCTGGTGTTTTTAGTGATTGTTGTTCCGGTTGTAGTGGGCATTTTAGTGTGGCAATTAACTGACAAaacatgtgaaaataaattaccaAGTGTCAATGGAGACAGTGATGCAAATACAGGCAATAAGCAGACGACAACTTCAGCTCCGACGCAGACGACAACTCCGGGATTTTCGGAAACGGAACCTTGGAAAAATCTACGGCTTCCGCGATATGTGATGCCGATTCATTATAATATAACCCTTTTCCCCGATATCTACAACGGTAATGCTTGGTTCTACGGAAACGAGTCGGTGGAAATCGCCATTTACAAGGACACAAAGTACATCTTGATTCATCAACATTttctaaatatcacaaaaacgtcacttagaagaaaaaatgacaatagcgatattgcaattaaaaaacctttttactACGAGCTTAATCAGTTCTGGGTGATTGAAACACAAGACATGTTATTGGATGGAAGTACTGTAGTTTTGGATTTGACCTTTGATGGAAGTCTGTCCAGAGCCATCGTCGGATTCTATAAAAGCAAATATGTAAATTCGCTAACAAATGAAACAAG GTACCTAGCAACATCCAAATTTGAGCCGGTCGACGCAAGAAGAGCGTTTCCGTGCTTTGACGAACCCAACATTAAGGCCAACTTTACAATTCACTTAGTCCACCAAGATGGCTACACCGCCCTTTCCAACATGCCAGAGGAG TCAATCGACGATTGGGAGCACAACAATACACTGAAAATCACCAACTTCCAAGAGTCGGTGAAAATGAGCACCTACTTGGTTTGTTTTATCGTCTGCGACTTCAAATACTTGGAAAACACTACTAAGTTCGGTACAAAG GTCCGTACGTTTGCCACTCCTGATCGGTACAACCAGACCAAATTTTCCTTGGAAGTGGCCATTAAATCGATGGAACTCTACCAGGATTTATTCAATGTCTCTTACCCTCTTCCTAAACAAG ATATGATAGCAATTCCCGACTTTGTTTCGGGGGCCATGGAACACTGGGGGCTCATCACGTACCGAGAGACCAACATGTTGTACAACGCCCAGCAGGCCTCACCGGCCAACCAGCAGAGGGTGGCTGTGGTGGTGGCCCACGAAATCTCCCACCAG TGGTTTGGGAACATTGTTACGATGGATTGGTGGGATGATCTATGGCTGAATGAAGGCTTTGCCAGCTTCATGGAATACCTAGGAGCAAACGTTACAAAGCCGTCGTGGGAGATG TTGGAGCAGTTTGTTACGGAGGACGTACAGCCAGTGATGGTGGTGGATTCCGTCACTTCCTCTCATCCTATCGTCGTCAACGTAAACAACCCAAACCAGATCAACGAAGTCTTCGACAGTATATCTTATAGCAAG GGCTCTGCCATAATTGGTATGTTGGAAGCTGTGATGGGACAAGACAAATTTTTTGAAGGAGTTGGG aattaTCTCAAAGCCTTTAAGTGGGGAAACGCAAAGACAGATGACCTGTGGAACGAATTAAATAAG gtTAACACAGGGGGGTTTGGAGTCAAGGACATGATGGACACGTGGACCCGACAGATGGGACTCCCCTACATAAACATTTCCCTAAAGACCGAAGGCGCAAAAACGGTTGTCACGGCAACGCAGACTCGGTTTCTGGCCAATAAGGAGACTGTTTTTGACCCTGAAGAGTCGCCTTTTAG ATATAAATGGTATGTGTACTTAGACTATCTACTCAGTGATGGACAATCGGGACAATCCTGGATAAATAAAACCCAAAATGAAG TGGTGTTTGATGTTTCTTCCACTTTTGAGACATCGGGATGGATAAAATTCAACCGATTCCAGAAAGGATTTTACCGTGTGAATTACCCCCAGTATATTTGGTCCAGGTTTTCAACTGACCTACAAGCAGATAATACG atCCTGAATACGGTTGATAAGGCTGGACTTATAGATGACTCGTTTAATTTGGCACGAGCTGGATATATCGAATATAGTATACCGCTAAACCTTATGAAGTTCTTGGACAAAGAATTGAACCACCTTCCCTGGGAGAGCGCCTACAATGGCATCGGTTATATTACTGATATGCTCCAAACTGGCGCctctttttctctatttagg aATTTTATTCTTGAAAAAGCAAGACCAGTGTTAGCACAGATTGGATGGGAGGATATGGGCGATACCGAAAATCACTTACGAAA ACTAATGCGAGTGAATCTTATATCTCTGGCATGTGGGATGGGCGATCAAGATTGTTTGAATAATGCTACGGACCGGTTCAGAAAATGGTTGGACAAAGGAGAAAG CGTTACTCCAAACATTCGGTCGATAGTCTACAAGTACGGAATGATGAGCGGGGGTACCCCGGAGGACTGGGACAAAATGTGGAACAAGTACAAAGTAGAGACCGTCCCCCAGGAGCAGATCAAACTACTGTACGGGATGGCCAACACCAAGACCATGTGGCTTCTTGTTAG GTATCTTGAATACGCCAAGCAGGAGAATATGGTTCGCTCCCAGGACTTCTTTACCGTGGTCCAGTACATTTCCCAGAATTCCGTCGGGAATAAACTAGCCTGGGACTGGATCCGTTCAAACTGGGACTATTTAGTAAACAG attcacAACATATTCTAGATCCCTGGGAAGACTTGTACCTAACGTGATATCTGATTTTAATTCCGAATTTGAGCTTCAACAG GTTCaggattttttcaataaataccCTGACGCTGGTGCTGGTGCCCGGGGAAGACAGAACGCCCTGGAAGACATCAAGGCCAACATCCAGTGGAAGAAGAACAACGAGAAGAAGATCACGGATTGGTTGTGTCAAAACACAGGAGCGACGTGTTAA